A stretch of Bacillus spongiae DNA encodes these proteins:
- a CDS encoding FixH family protein, whose product MKRLKGFWMLVSSIILILAACGNNDEKDQKDQNEETVGPIQAELSVPKTADLGEAVLIETKVTQAEELVDDADEVKYEIWMDGQKSESEMLEATKLENGHYTLEKAFEKDGKYIIQVHVTARGLHTMPKKEIVIGDDEMAMADYDDHANHDEEHSELSINFMKPDNTKAGSEVMLMSHVELNSQALENARVKFEITQDGESEPTWVETESETAGEYKAMYIFDQAGHYMINVHVEKGQEIHDHIEEMLMVTE is encoded by the coding sequence ATGAAAAGATTAAAAGGGTTTTGGATGCTCGTCTCATCCATCATCTTGATTTTAGCAGCGTGTGGAAATAATGATGAAAAAGATCAGAAAGATCAGAATGAAGAGACAGTTGGTCCTATTCAAGCTGAACTATCAGTTCCAAAAACGGCTGATTTAGGAGAAGCAGTGCTCATTGAAACAAAAGTTACGCAAGCTGAAGAGCTTGTCGACGATGCAGATGAAGTAAAATACGAAATTTGGATGGATGGACAAAAATCTGAGAGTGAAATGCTTGAAGCAACAAAGTTGGAAAATGGCCATTATACATTAGAAAAAGCGTTTGAAAAGGACGGAAAGTATATTATTCAAGTTCATGTAACTGCTCGTGGACTTCATACAATGCCTAAAAAAGAGATTGTTATTGGTGATGATGAAATGGCCATGGCAGATTACGACGATCATGCGAACCACGATGAAGAACATAGTGAACTATCGATTAATTTTATGAAGCCTGATAATACGAAAGCAGGCTCAGAAGTGATGCTTATGTCTCATGTGGAGTTAAATTCACAGGCATTAGAGAATGCAAGGGTAAAATTTGAAATTACACAAGATGGTGAATCTGAGCCGACTTGGGTCGAAACAGAAAGTGAAACTGCTGGTGAGTATAAAGCAATGTATATATTTGACCAAGCTGGCCATTACATGATTAATGTGCACGTTGAAAAAGGCCAAGAGATTCATGATCATATTGAAGAGATGTTAATGGTTACAGAATAA
- a CDS encoding lipoate--protein ligase produces the protein MIFINNEGITDPHINLAIEEFALKNLDVNETYLLFYINEPSIIIGKNQNTMEEINTNYVEDKKIHVVRRLSGGGAVYHDLGNLNFSFITKDDGKSFHNFKKFTTPVIEALNKLGVNAELSGRNDLLANGRKISGNAQFSTKGRMFSHGTLLFDSEIENVVSALKVRKDKIESKGIKSIRSRVANISEFLEAKLTIEEFRSLLLKYIFGGEKDIQEYKITSEDWEKIHQISRERYQNWDWNYGKSPKFNIQHSHRFPVGQIDIRLDVKNGRIVQCKIYGDFFGVGEVEEIEACLNDIRYERAEIEKALSDINIQHYFGNVTKAEIIDLIY, from the coding sequence ATGATATTTATTAATAATGAAGGGATAACGGATCCACATATTAATTTAGCAATTGAAGAATTTGCATTAAAGAATCTAGATGTTAATGAAACATATTTATTATTTTACATAAATGAGCCATCCATTATTATCGGAAAAAATCAAAATACGATGGAAGAAATTAATACTAATTATGTCGAGGATAAAAAGATCCATGTTGTTCGTCGCCTATCAGGGGGTGGAGCGGTCTATCATGATTTAGGAAATTTGAATTTTAGTTTTATCACGAAGGATGATGGGAAAAGCTTTCATAACTTTAAAAAATTCACTACACCTGTTATTGAAGCTTTGAACAAGTTAGGAGTAAACGCAGAGTTAAGTGGAAGAAATGATCTATTGGCAAATGGACGGAAAATCTCTGGAAATGCACAGTTTTCAACGAAAGGTCGTATGTTTAGCCATGGAACTTTATTATTTGATTCTGAAATCGAAAATGTCGTATCTGCTTTAAAGGTGAGGAAAGATAAAATAGAATCAAAAGGAATTAAATCAATTCGTTCGAGGGTAGCCAACATATCTGAGTTCCTTGAAGCAAAGCTAACGATTGAAGAATTTCGTAGTTTATTACTTAAATATATATTCGGTGGAGAAAAAGACATTCAGGAATACAAAATAACAAGCGAAGATTGGGAAAAAATTCACCAAATATCAAGAGAACGATATCAAAACTGGGATTGGAACTACGGAAAATCTCCTAAGTTTAACATTCAGCACTCACACCGTTTTCCTGTAGGCCAAATCGACATCCGATTAGACGTGAAGAATGGAAGGATTGTTCAGTGTAAAATATATGGAGATTTCTTTGGTGTTGGAGAAGTGGAAGAAATTGAAGCATGCTTAAACGATATTCGATATGAAAGAGCTGAAATTGAAAAAGCCCTTAGCGATATAAATATTCAACATTATTTTGGCAATGTAACAAAAGCTGAAATTATTGATTTGATTTATTAA
- a CDS encoding MBL fold metallo-hydrolase, with product MKLTIIGHWGGYPAKNEASSGYLIQNKGFNLLIDCGSGVLSALQNILLPEELDAVVISHYHPDHVADIGVLQHALLIGKHSGKHNKTLPIYGHMESANGFRSLSYKDITKGHAYFEQQPFNIGPFTINTLRTNHPVPCFAMRIQTGQQSLVFTADSAFQDSFVSFSESTDLLLCEANFFKGMNGKAAGHMTSEEAGVLAQKANVKKLVLTHLPHFGNISQLQLEAEQYFSGPVVLARQNLTLTI from the coding sequence GTGAAGTTAACCATAATAGGGCATTGGGGCGGATATCCAGCGAAGAATGAGGCTAGTTCGGGTTATTTAATACAGAATAAGGGCTTCAATTTATTGATAGACTGTGGAAGCGGTGTATTATCTGCATTACAAAATATTTTGTTACCCGAAGAGTTGGATGCTGTCGTTATTTCTCATTATCATCCTGATCATGTTGCCGACATTGGTGTACTACAACACGCATTGTTAATTGGAAAGCACTCCGGTAAACATAATAAAACATTACCAATTTATGGACATATGGAATCAGCAAATGGGTTTCGTTCATTATCGTATAAAGATATTACCAAGGGGCATGCATACTTTGAGCAGCAACCCTTTAACATTGGTCCTTTTACAATAAATACCTTAAGGACAAATCACCCCGTTCCATGTTTTGCTATGAGAATTCAAACAGGACAGCAGAGTCTTGTATTTACAGCAGATTCTGCCTTTCAGGATTCTTTTGTTTCATTTAGTGAGAGTACAGATCTTTTACTATGTGAAGCTAACTTTTTTAAGGGAATGAATGGAAAGGCTGCTGGCCACATGACCAGTGAAGAGGCAGGAGTATTAGCCCAAAAAGCAAATGTAAAGAAGCTTGTATTAACACATCTACCTCATTTTGGTAATATTAGTCAATTACAATTAGAAGCAGAACAATACTTTAGCGGTCCTGTTGTATTGGCCCGTCAAAACCTTACATTAACTATATAG
- a CDS encoding fatty acid--CoA ligase family protein, with protein MNLSSRLEQTSQDHFTKPAYYFLDQATTYGELNASVNKFANGLEQLGVQKGDHIALVLGNSPHFIISMYAAMRIGATVIPVNPIYTPDEIGYILNNGDVKVVIMLDLLLPLAEKMHHLLPKVEHFVVCSSGQKEDEDLSKLSVSGKLKAFTNLIQTGHPAYEGPDLREEDVAVILYTSGTTGKPKGAMLTHKNLYTNARDVGEYLKMTQEDRVVTTLPMFHVFCLTVVLNAPLTRGATLLIVPKFSPAEVFRMAKKYDATVFAGVPTMYNFLFQYEDGNPDDLSSLRLCISGGSSMPVALLKNFEKKFNVAVSEGYGLSEASPVTCFNPLDRPRKPGSIGTNVLNIENKIVNELGEELPVGEVGELICRGPNIMKGYYKMPEETAATIKDGWLYTGDIATMDDEGYFYIVDRKKDMIIVGGYNVYPREIEEILYAHEGIIEAAVFGVPDPDFGEAIRCFVVKKNHDLTEADVMNYCKEHLAKYKLPSSIDFIDELPKNTTGKILRRALKQQVLQA; from the coding sequence ATGAATTTATCTTCACGTTTAGAACAAACATCACAGGATCACTTTACTAAGCCGGCATATTATTTTCTAGATCAAGCGACAACATATGGAGAATTAAATGCATCTGTGAACAAATTTGCAAATGGATTAGAACAGCTTGGGGTACAAAAAGGGGACCATATTGCACTTGTACTAGGAAATTCACCACATTTTATTATTAGTATGTATGCTGCAATGCGAATTGGAGCAACAGTCATTCCAGTTAATCCGATATACACACCAGATGAGATTGGATATATTTTAAACAATGGTGATGTTAAAGTGGTCATTATGTTAGATTTATTATTACCACTTGCAGAGAAAATGCACCACTTATTACCGAAGGTTGAGCATTTCGTTGTGTGCTCAAGTGGGCAAAAGGAAGACGAAGATTTATCTAAACTTTCTGTATCAGGAAAATTGAAAGCGTTTACTAACTTAATTCAGACTGGTCATCCTGCTTATGAAGGCCCGGATTTAAGGGAAGAGGATGTCGCTGTTATTTTGTATACATCAGGAACAACAGGAAAGCCAAAAGGTGCTATGCTTACGCATAAAAACCTTTATACGAATGCAAGGGATGTCGGAGAGTACTTGAAAATGACTCAGGAGGATCGAGTGGTCACTACGCTTCCTATGTTTCATGTTTTTTGTTTAACAGTTGTATTAAATGCTCCACTCACAAGGGGTGCAACCTTACTGATTGTTCCAAAATTTAGTCCAGCAGAAGTGTTCCGTATGGCGAAGAAATATGATGCAACGGTGTTTGCTGGTGTACCGACAATGTATAATTTCTTATTCCAATATGAAGATGGGAACCCGGATGATTTATCATCATTACGCCTTTGTATTTCTGGTGGCTCATCGATGCCAGTCGCACTCTTAAAGAATTTTGAGAAAAAGTTTAACGTAGCAGTTTCTGAAGGGTATGGATTATCCGAAGCCTCTCCAGTAACATGTTTTAATCCATTAGATCGTCCGCGAAAACCAGGGTCAATTGGTACAAACGTTCTAAATATTGAAAATAAAATAGTCAATGAACTAGGGGAAGAATTACCGGTGGGAGAAGTCGGTGAGCTTATCTGTAGGGGACCTAATATTATGAAAGGCTATTATAAAATGCCTGAGGAGACAGCTGCTACGATTAAGGATGGTTGGCTCTACACTGGGGATATAGCGACGATGGATGATGAAGGGTATTTTTATATTGTTGATCGTAAAAAAGACATGATCATTGTAGGTGGATATAATGTGTATCCCCGTGAAATCGAAGAAATTTTGTATGCACATGAAGGCATTATAGAAGCGGCTGTTTTTGGCGTACCGGATCCAGACTTTGGTGAAGCGATTCGTTGTTTTGTTGTTAAAAAGAATCATGATTTGACGGAAGCTGATGTTATGAATTATTGTAAGGAACATTTGGCTAAGTACAAGCTGCCGAGCTCCATTGACTTCATTGATGAACTGCCAAAAAACACGACGGGAAAAATTTTACGACGTGCTTTAAAGCAGCAAGTACTACAGGCATAA
- a CDS encoding M48 family metallopeptidase: MLRKWSFRALMLYFVFGLLMYIYLFFLGDSTIPEEMMGTSADPATFMNSRELMLSEEYSKIRNLLFFMSTPYEWLLYFLILIFGVSRAFANWAEKTTKFAFLQKAVYLFWLNILAFVIVYPFQYLSFYFSTTYNISTQNFSQWMGDELLDFWINYILMLVIVIVLYALMKKFKKRWWLAAWALSVPFTLFIMFVQPVMIDPLYNDFYPLQNKELEAEILTLANEANIPAEHVFEVNKSEETNALNAYVIGIGSNSRIVLWDTTLEKLSKDEILFVMAHEMAHYVEKHIYFGIGGYLILSLFGLWIIAKWMEYLIQKHGNDLKIKEVSHISSFPLFLLLSSFLLFMASPLTNLSSRYTETRADRYAIELTEDKEAAISSFQELSRVGLSQVNPPYLVKLFRYSHPTMMERLSRLEQFKEEE; encoded by the coding sequence GTGTTAAGAAAATGGTCCTTTCGTGCATTAATGTTATATTTTGTTTTCGGTTTGTTAATGTATATTTATTTATTCTTTTTAGGAGACAGTACGATACCTGAAGAAATGATGGGAACAAGTGCGGACCCTGCAACGTTTATGAATAGTCGTGAACTTATGCTGAGTGAAGAGTATAGTAAAATACGAAATCTACTCTTTTTTATGTCCACACCGTATGAATGGTTGCTTTATTTTCTAATTCTTATTTTCGGCGTTTCGAGAGCATTTGCCAATTGGGCAGAAAAAACAACAAAGTTTGCTTTTTTACAAAAGGCTGTATACCTTTTTTGGTTAAATATTCTAGCCTTTGTCATTGTCTATCCTTTTCAATATTTATCTTTTTATTTTTCTACAACGTATAATATTTCAACGCAAAATTTCTCTCAGTGGATGGGGGACGAATTGCTTGATTTTTGGATCAACTATATTTTGATGCTCGTTATTGTCATTGTACTATATGCATTAATGAAGAAGTTTAAGAAGAGGTGGTGGCTGGCGGCTTGGGCATTATCTGTTCCTTTTACGTTATTTATCATGTTTGTCCAACCTGTCATGATTGATCCGCTTTATAATGATTTTTACCCTTTACAAAATAAAGAGTTGGAAGCTGAAATTCTTACCTTAGCTAATGAAGCAAATATTCCAGCAGAGCACGTATTTGAAGTAAACAAGTCAGAAGAAACGAATGCTCTCAATGCATATGTTATAGGAATCGGATCAAATTCTCGTATTGTCCTTTGGGATACCACATTAGAAAAACTATCAAAAGATGAAATCCTTTTTGTGATGGCCCATGAAATGGCGCATTATGTGGAAAAACATATTTACTTTGGAATAGGAGGATATTTAATCCTTTCTCTATTCGGCCTATGGATTATAGCAAAGTGGATGGAATACCTTATACAAAAGCATGGGAATGATCTTAAAATAAAAGAAGTTTCTCATATAAGTTCTTTTCCACTATTTTTATTGTTGTCCTCGTTTTTATTATTTATGGCTAGCCCACTCACGAATTTATCATCACGATATACGGAGACTCGTGCGGATCGATATGCTATTGAACTAACTGAGGATAAAGAAGCGGCTATTTCTTCTTTTCAAGAGCTTTCTCGAGTAGGGTTAAGTCAAGTAAATCCTCCTTATTTAGTAAAGTTATTTAGGTATAGCCATCCTACGATGATGGAACGATTATCAAGATTAGAACAGTTTAAAGAAGAAGAGTGA
- a CDS encoding IDEAL domain-containing protein, whose amino-acid sequence MENKKSYAELMKACAMTRKQSPELTMTQIYIDMVLQEVLFHHKREILQRKVDLALDQRNHGNFIHYSTLLNELKLQNDM is encoded by the coding sequence ATGGAAAACAAAAAATCCTATGCTGAGTTAATGAAGGCTTGTGCAATGACCCGTAAACAGTCCCCTGAATTAACGATGACTCAAATTTATATTGACATGGTGCTACAAGAAGTTTTATTTCATCACAAGAGGGAAATATTACAAAGAAAAGTTGATTTAGCACTTGATCAAAGGAATCACGGAAATTTCATTCATTATTCTACCCTTTTAAACGAATTGAAGCTGCAAAACGATATGTAA
- a CDS encoding TVP38/TMEM64 family protein: MDMQLVKEWLTLDNIMQLIQHYRSFGPIAGILLPMIEAFFPFLPLFLFVLANANAFGLWWGFLFSWIGASLGAFIVFLIVRKYGQKKILRFLQRHQKVQRLMNWIEDHGFGPLFLLLCFPFTPSAVVNIVAGLSRMNIYQYMLAVLTGKMVMIFIISYIGYDLRALITQPTKTGLALGIIFILWLVGKRLEVRLNQKIKEHQRR, encoded by the coding sequence ATGGACATGCAACTAGTAAAAGAGTGGCTGACATTAGACAATATTATGCAATTAATACAGCACTATCGATCGTTTGGACCAATTGCGGGTATCTTACTTCCAATGATTGAGGCGTTCTTTCCATTTTTACCATTATTTCTCTTTGTTCTAGCAAATGCAAATGCATTCGGCTTATGGTGGGGCTTTTTATTTTCATGGATAGGTGCAAGTTTAGGTGCGTTTATTGTGTTTTTAATTGTGAGAAAATACGGGCAAAAAAAAATACTCCGTTTTTTGCAACGTCATCAAAAAGTACAGCGATTGATGAATTGGATTGAAGATCACGGATTTGGGCCACTCTTTTTGCTACTCTGTTTTCCGTTTACACCATCAGCCGTTGTGAATATTGTAGCAGGATTGTCACGAATGAATATTTATCAATACATGCTAGCTGTATTAACAGGGAAGATGGTTATGATCTTTATAATTAGTTATATTGGTTATGATTTAAGAGCATTGATTACTCAGCCAACTAAGACAGGCCTTGCGCTAGGTATTATTTTTATTCTCTGGTTAGTTGGAAAGCGACTTGAAGTGCGATTAAATCAAAAAATAAAAGAGCACCAAAGAAGGTAG
- the yhfH gene encoding protein YhfH: MLTNVVDFFKNLPAKKCSKCGEKIEEQHECYGNHCENCLNTYKG; this comes from the coding sequence TTGTTAACAAATGTAGTCGATTTTTTTAAAAACCTGCCTGCAAAGAAATGTTCCAAATGTGGAGAAAAGATAGAAGAACAGCATGAATGCTACGGTAATCATTGTGAAAATTGTTTAAATACGTACAAAGGGTAA
- a CDS encoding phosphotransferase, which yields MKLTLEAERWIKREVENVKAIPTATMEEIKATDLTVIQKISTNKGTFYYKDSGTIAKFEGKLAHHLHSFYSDKSVEVTAFHPAKPWLLMKELQGQPLREVKDKKVWKQALQEYAELQVNETKHVEQLIQLGVPDRRLPILKREIQSNLNEMCQTGLSHEKTVTIMNIQEELLEMCDKIEGIVPCSLDHGDLHSGNIQLVEGKPIFFDWGDAAVTHPFFSTRVFWNVLHEWAQYDSEWLTIINEFRPSYLEPWTKFAPMKELEEILKISDQLACVYRGLGWLLYINRYRANIEESEQRPAQWLEVLLEHRELVNS from the coding sequence ATGAAGCTGACACTTGAAGCCGAAAGATGGATAAAGAGAGAAGTAGAAAATGTTAAGGCAATACCAACCGCTACAATGGAAGAGATAAAGGCAACCGATTTAACAGTCATCCAAAAAATATCCACGAATAAAGGAACTTTCTATTATAAAGACAGTGGAACAATAGCTAAATTTGAAGGGAAATTAGCGCACCATTTGCATTCGTTTTATTCAGATAAATCAGTTGAAGTAACAGCATTCCATCCGGCTAAACCGTGGTTGTTGATGAAGGAACTACAAGGGCAGCCATTACGAGAAGTGAAGGATAAGAAGGTATGGAAGCAAGCACTTCAAGAATATGCTGAGCTGCAGGTGAATGAAACGAAACATGTGGAACAGCTGATTCAACTAGGAGTTCCAGACCGCCGGTTACCAATACTTAAAAGAGAGATTCAATCAAATCTAAACGAGATGTGTCAAACCGGACTAAGTCATGAGAAAACGGTGACCATTATGAACATTCAAGAAGAGCTATTAGAGATGTGTGACAAGATAGAAGGAATTGTCCCCTGTTCTTTGGATCATGGAGATTTACATTCAGGGAATATTCAATTAGTGGAGGGAAAACCCATCTTTTTTGACTGGGGAGATGCAGCAGTAACACATCCATTTTTTAGTACAAGGGTATTTTGGAATGTTCTTCATGAGTGGGCTCAGTATGATTCAGAATGGCTAACGATTATAAATGAATTTAGACCGAGCTATTTAGAACCATGGACGAAATTTGCGCCGATGAAGGAGCTAGAAGAAATATTGAAGATTTCAGATCAACTAGCTTGTGTATACAGAGGATTAGGGTGGCTTCTATATATTAATCGATATAGAGCAAACATTGAAGAATCGGAGCAAAGGCCTGCACAGTGGCTAGAAGTTTTGTTAGAACATCGTGAATTAGTTAATAGTTAA
- the lepB gene encoding signal peptidase I → MKDTIKREVKEWIKALGIGFILFILIRLFLFDNYSVIGQSMVPTIRDGNKLIVNKIGYFIGDIDRFDIVVFHANGEEDYVKRVIGVPGDTIQYQNDVLYVNGEPQDEPYLDQSKKQLLFDRLTGDLTVEVPEGKLFVLGDNRRGSTDSRHFGFVDIDDVVGEVGLRYWPIDDWEFSIK, encoded by the coding sequence TTGAAGGATACCATAAAGAGAGAAGTTAAAGAGTGGATTAAAGCACTAGGGATAGGGTTCATTCTTTTTATCCTCATCCGCTTATTTTTATTCGATAATTATTCTGTGATTGGTCAATCAATGGTACCTACCATTCGTGATGGGAATAAGCTGATCGTGAATAAAATTGGCTATTTTATTGGAGATATTGACCGGTTTGATATTGTTGTATTTCATGCAAATGGAGAAGAGGATTATGTTAAAAGAGTCATCGGAGTTCCAGGCGATACAATCCAGTACCAAAATGATGTATTATACGTGAACGGTGAACCGCAAGATGAGCCTTATTTAGACCAGTCTAAAAAGCAATTATTGTTCGATAGACTAACCGGGGATTTAACAGTTGAAGTTCCTGAAGGGAAGCTTTTTGTTCTTGGAGATAATAGAAGGGGCAGTACAGATAGTCGCCATTTTGGGTTTGTAGATATTGACGATGTGGTAGGGGAAGTAGGTTTACGGTATTGGCCAATTGACGATTGGGAATTTAGTATAAAGTAG
- a CDS encoding competence protein ComK, translated as MIENVEMIEEYEMNPQTMILLPFQCGTKLYTRIIEFYDEYVSPHPPIDIVRKSCEYFGSSYEGRREGTKRLTGIVYKAPIIIDSHTSIFSFPTTSPSHSNCIWVCEKYVHLHERVNAKMTNVIFKNGQSFHIPISASSFGTQRARTLTLTGRFMYAIDEMKKKEKHLLERQTNELEKKTNYWVDGRKRKNRV; from the coding sequence ATGATTGAAAATGTTGAAATGATCGAGGAATATGAAATGAATCCACAAACAATGATTTTACTTCCTTTTCAATGTGGGACAAAACTATATACCCGTATTATCGAGTTTTATGATGAATATGTATCTCCTCATCCTCCAATAGACATTGTGCGGAAAAGTTGTGAATATTTCGGTTCTTCCTATGAAGGAAGAAGAGAAGGTACGAAACGCTTAACTGGAATTGTCTATAAAGCACCTATTATCATCGATAGTCATACATCCATTTTTTCTTTCCCTACAACGTCACCTTCTCATTCTAATTGCATTTGGGTTTGTGAAAAATACGTTCATCTCCATGAGCGAGTGAATGCAAAAATGACGAATGTTATTTTTAAGAATGGACAATCCTTCCACATTCCGATTTCTGCTAGCTCATTTGGGACACAACGTGCAAGAACTCTCACCTTAACAGGCCGCTTCATGTATGCAATTGACGAAATGAAAAAGAAAGAAAAACACCTTTTAGAACGTCAAACAAACGAGCTTGAAAAGAAAACTAATTATTGGGTAGATGGACGGAAAAGAAAGAATCGAGTGTGA
- a CDS encoding enoyl-CoA hydratase-related protein gives MERNIQIEQKGNLAVVTLNRIEAMNAFNYETLRELGEVVESLRINPDIRVVVFRGAGEKAFSVGADLKERKTLTELQVKRNVNKIGEVFSAVEGLPQPTIAAINGYAFGGGMELALSCDFRIAVEDTKMGLTETSLAIIPGAGGTQRLPRLIGESKAMELILTAKRLSSEEAYEYGLLTKIVSRSNFQSEVEEFAKQLMKNGPIAVRQAKFAIKNGMNVDLHTGLQIERKAYELTIPTEDRLEALLAFSEKRKPEFKGK, from the coding sequence ATGGAAAGGAACATTCAAATAGAGCAAAAAGGGAATCTGGCTGTTGTGACCCTAAATCGAATAGAGGCGATGAATGCGTTTAATTATGAAACGTTACGTGAATTAGGAGAGGTTGTTGAAAGTTTAAGAATTAATCCTGATATTAGAGTCGTTGTTTTTCGAGGGGCAGGGGAAAAAGCGTTTAGTGTTGGCGCTGATTTAAAAGAACGTAAAACATTAACGGAGCTACAAGTGAAGCGGAATGTTAATAAAATTGGTGAAGTTTTCTCTGCTGTTGAAGGGTTACCACAGCCAACGATCGCTGCGATAAATGGCTATGCGTTTGGTGGTGGAATGGAGCTAGCTCTTTCCTGTGATTTTCGCATTGCTGTAGAGGATACAAAAATGGGTTTAACTGAAACGAGTTTGGCCATTATTCCAGGAGCAGGAGGTACACAAAGGTTACCTCGCTTAATTGGTGAATCAAAGGCAATGGAATTGATTTTGACGGCAAAGCGTCTTTCATCAGAAGAAGCGTATGAATACGGACTATTAACTAAAATTGTTAGCCGTTCAAATTTTCAATCGGAAGTAGAGGAATTTGCTAAACAATTAATGAAAAATGGGCCGATAGCGGTAAGGCAAGCAAAATTCGCGATCAAAAATGGTATGAATGTAGATCTACATACAGGTTTACAAATTGAGCGTAAAGCTTATGAATTAACGATACCTACAGAGGATCGTTTGGAAGCATTGCTTGCTTTTAGTGAAAAAAGAAAACCAGAATTTAAAGGGAAATAA